From the Streptomyces sp. NBC_01216 genome, the window ATCGGGGTCCGTCTCACCGCTGATGTCGAGTACCGGCCGAATCGCCCTTCGCCCTACCGGGCACGCGTGCGCTGGTGGGACCCCGAGACCAAGTCCCGCAAGTCCGTCTCTGAGGCCAAGGAGACCGAGGATGAAGCCCAGGAGTGGATCTCTGCCCTGGTCGAGGCCGCCCAGGCCGGCATCAACCCGTCGCTTGCCACCATGCCGCTGGCCGACTACGGCACCGCAAACATGGACCTCGCGCTTCGAGGGCTGGAACTCAAGACACTCGACCCCTATATGGCCGGTTGGCGTCTGCGCGTAGTGCCCTCCCTCGGGCACCTGCCGGTTCGAATGATCACCAACGGTGCAGTGGACCGCACCGTCTACCGGTGGATCGCTGACGAATACAGCCGCTCCACCGTGAAGAACACCATCGCCGTCCTCGTTCGCGTCATGGAGCAGGCCGTTCGCGACGGGCTCATCAAGGTCAACCCCGCCCGGGTCAGCGGCTGGCAGCGCCAGTACCAGCAGGTCGAGGACGAACTGAACGACCCGCGTGCGCTTGCCCTGCCGGACTGGGAGACCCTCCGGGCCCTCGCCAAGGCCCTGGTCGCTCGCTCATACGGCCAATACCAGGGCTGGGGCGACGTGGTCACCTTCGCCGCATCGACAGCAGCCCGCATCGGCGAGGTCTCCGGAGTCCGCGTCAAGGACATCGACACCGACAACTGGATCTGGACCGTACGACGGCAGACCACCCCCGCCCAAGGCGGTCTCGTCGACAAGGCCACCAAGGGAAAGCGCGCCCGCAAGGTACCCCTCATCGAAGAAGTACGGCCGATGGTCGCCCAGCGGCTGCTGGCCGTCGGCAATGACCCCGATGCCCGGATCTTCTTCGGACCGCGTGGCGGTCGCATCTCCACCGCGGTCCTGCGCGACGCCACTCACTGGGACGACGTCGTCACGGAACTCGGCTTCGAACACCTCCGACGGCACGACCTGCGCCACACCGGACTGACCTGGTTCGCCGACGCCGGCGTGCCGCTCCACGTCCTGCGCAAGATCGCCGGGCACGGCTCGCTGACCACCACTCAGCGCTACCTGCACCCCGACGCCGGCCAGATCACCGCAGCTGGTGCCGCGCTGTCTGCGCACCTCATGGTGCTCCGTGCACCTCGTTCGCTGCCAGTCACGGCCGTCACCGCAATCTGACCCGCACTGACCGCCCTGGTCCCCAACTGGTCCCCAAAAACGATCAAGAGGCCGTTTTGGATTGCTCCAAAACGGCCTCTGACCTGCGACTCTTTCGAGTCGGGACGACAGGATTTGAACCTGCGACCCCTTGACCCCCAGTCAAGTGCGCTACCAAGCTGCGCCACGTCCCGATGCCCGTCTGACCTGGGGTTTCCCCTGGCCGAACGCGCATGAGAACAATACCGCACTTCCCCCGGTGCTCACGAACCACTTCCCGGGCTTGACCTCAAGTCCACTTGAGGTAGCACGGTGGCTGCCATGACGAACACGGTCGACACCCTCGCCTCGCACGCACCGCGGACCCCGCGGGTCCGCCACGACTCCCGGGCCGGCCTCGACCGGCTGAACCGGCTGATGGCCCTCATGACCGGCGACGAGAAGCACTCGCCGGCCGCCACGTCCACGCTCGACGCGCTGTGGGTGCTGTACGACCGGGTGCTGCGGGTCACGCCGGAGAACATCGGGGACCCGGGGCGAGACCGCTTCCTGCTGTCCAAGGGCCACGGACCCATGGCTTACTACGCCGTCCTCGCGGCGAAGGGGTTCTTCCCGGAGGAGCTCCTCGCCGGCTTCGGGTCGTACGACTCGCCGCTCGGGCACCACCCGGACCGGACGCTCGTGCCGGGCGCGGAGATCGGCAGCGGGTCGCTGGGGCACGGGCTGCCCCTGGCGGTGGGGAGCGTGCTGGGGCTCCGGGCACAGGGCCTGTCCGAGCCTCGGGTATGGGTGTTGATCGGCGACGCCGAACTGGACGAGGGCAGCAACCACGAGGCGCTCGCCTACGCCGGCCCCGCCGGCCTGGAGCAGCTGCACACCGTGGTGATCGACAACGGTTCCGCCACATACGGCCGGCCCGGCGGGATCGCGTCGCGTTTCGAGGCCGCCGGATGGTCCACGCAGACCGTCGACGGCCGTGATCACGAGGCGCTGCACGCCGCCTACACCGCGCCGCACCCCGGGCGACCGCGGGTCGTCGTGGCCCGTGTCGAGCCCAAGCACGCCTGAACCCCACCGTACCGGACCGAGGAGCACCTTTCCGTGGACACCATGCGCGACCGTTTCGTCTCCACCACCAGCCGACTGCTCGACGAGGACCCTCGCCTCGCCGTCGTCCTCGCCGAGATCAGCCGGGACGGTTTCCGGGAGGCCGAACGACGACACCCTGACCGGGTGATCAACGTGGGGATCCGCGAGCAGCTGCTGGTCGGCGCGGGCGGCGGACTCGCCCTGACCGGCATGCGTCCGTTGCTGCACACCTTCGCGAGCTTCCTCGTGGAGCGTCCCTTCGAGCAGCTGAAGCTGGATTTCGGCCACCAGGGTGTTGCCGGGGTCCTGGTCAGCGCCGGCGCCTCGTACGACTGGCCGGCCGGCGGGTTCACCCATATGTCTCCCGGTGACGTGGCCCTGCTCGACACC encodes:
- a CDS encoding tyrosine-type recombinase/integrase, translating into MAIATPTAAVEAVPIGVRLTADVEYRPNRPSPYRARVRWWDPETKSRKSVSEAKETEDEAQEWISALVEAAQAGINPSLATMPLADYGTANMDLALRGLELKTLDPYMAGWRLRVVPSLGHLPVRMITNGAVDRTVYRWIADEYSRSTVKNTIAVLVRVMEQAVRDGLIKVNPARVSGWQRQYQQVEDELNDPRALALPDWETLRALAKALVARSYGQYQGWGDVVTFAASTAARIGEVSGVRVKDIDTDNWIWTVRRQTTPAQGGLVDKATKGKRARKVPLIEEVRPMVAQRLLAVGNDPDARIFFGPRGGRISTAVLRDATHWDDVVTELGFEHLRRHDLRHTGLTWFADAGVPLHVLRKIAGHGSLTTTQRYLHPDAGQITAAGAALSAHLMVLRAPRSLPVTAVTAI
- a CDS encoding transketolase → MALMTGDEKHSPAATSTLDALWVLYDRVLRVTPENIGDPGRDRFLLSKGHGPMAYYAVLAAKGFFPEELLAGFGSYDSPLGHHPDRTLVPGAEIGSGSLGHGLPLAVGSVLGLRAQGLSEPRVWVLIGDAELDEGSNHEALAYAGPAGLEQLHTVVIDNGSATYGRPGGIASRFEAAGWSTQTVDGRDHEALHAAYTAPHPGRPRVVVARVEPKHA